CAGGAAGTGGCGGGAAGGAGGATAGACCTTTTGATAGCCATGAGATTCCCTAATTATTACATACAGCACGACTGTAAAGTTGTATGGCTTGTACATCCTCACAAGAGTGCCTACGAGCTTTGGGACAGACCCTACATAGACCTTCCAAGGGACCCAGGAGGTTATGCCATAAGGGAGTTTATACTTCAGATGGACAGAAAACACCTCAGGGAGGCAAAGAAGGTCTTTGCCAACTCAAAAACTGTGGCAGAAAGGCTCAAAAGGTACATAGATCTGGAGGCAGAAGTGCTTTATCACCCCCCGCCTAACGCAGAAAAGCTCCACTGTAAAACTTACGAAAGGTTTATCTTCTTTCCAAGCAGGATAAGCCCATTAAAGAGGCACGCTTTAGCTCTGGAAGCTATCAAATATGTAAAAAGTCCTGTCAAGCTCGTAGTGTGCGGTAGAGCAGATAGTCCGGATTTGCTCAGGGAGTTTCTTGAAAGTATCAAGGATGTGCAAGACAGAGTTGTTTATCTGGGGGAAGTAAGCGAAGAGGAAAAGATAGACCTTTACTCAAGATGTCTGGCTGTGCTTTTCCCTCCTTTAGATGAAGATTACGGCTATGTAACTCTGGAAGCCATGCTCTCACAGAAGGCTGTTATAACCTGCGTAGATTCTGGAGGTCCCACAGAGTTTGTTGAACACCAAATCACCGGCTTTGTGGTAAGTCCCAAGCCAGAAGAGATAGCTGATGCCATAGACAGGCTTGCCCAAGATGAGAGCTTAGCCGTTAGGATGGGAAAAAGAGCTTATGAAAAAATTCTCTCCATGTCTCTCTCTTGGGAATATGTAGTAGATAGAATTCTAAGTGTAATATGAAAATTGCTTTTGTATGTGCGGAAGAGAGCAAACGTGCACTGTTAGTCCTCAAAGCAATAAGGAAGTACTCGGACCTGTCTGTGTGGACGCCTAAGGGAAGTAATCTCTGGCTGTATCATCTTTGTGATCTCCCTCTCGTAGAGTTCTCTGCAAAAGAGCCTTATGTGTCTTGTCTATCCTCCTTTGATGCAGTGCTTTACTTTCTGACATCAGACTCCTTTAATCTACTAAGTGGGCTTGTCTGCGTGCCGGGCATATTCCTCATAGTTGATGATATTCCTCTGCCACAGTTTTCATCTTACCAAGAATCCTTTTTACACTTCTTTTTTGAGGAAGATCCCATAAACAGAGCCCTTCTTATTATGTCCCAAGTGCCACCAAGTTCAAATCTGCTTCCACCCTATAAGTCTATAAATCTCAACTCGCCAATTGAAGAGTTGTCAAAAGATATCTTTGAAGGTATAAGGCTTGCTCACGCTTTTGTGCCTTTTCATAAGTTTATGACTGAATTGAAGGATAGTTTTTTAAAAGATGTTAACAGAGAGCTATTAAAGGGGGAGTTTCTTGAAAATCTCCTTAAAGAGTTAAACACCTTTTATAATGTTTACAAGCTTTCTGTAGATTCTCTCTCTCAGTGAGCCTTCAGGAAAGATTTTGGGCTTTAACGTGTGATAAACATCGTACATCTTAAAGAAGATGGAAGATTTGAGTTTTTGAAGCTCCTCTTGATGGTTCTTTAAATGGACTTTCAGCATTTCTAACTCTTCTTGGTTAGTCTTTAGGCTATCTTCCAAAGATAGTCTGATGTTCCTCTCTTCGTTTAGCAATCCCATAAGCATCTGGGCAGATTTTATCTTTTTCAAAAGTTGATTGTGAGGGTCATCGCACACAACACCGTAAGACAAAAAGTTTAGTATCTCGTTTACCGTCATGGGCTGGTCAATAACTAAAAAAGCCTCGTAAAGTCTATCTTCCACCGTGTATATGGTTGGATACTTCATAAAGGCTTCCGTTCTCTTTATCCATATGTAAGAATTCCCCAAGCTATAAGAGTAATTTAAAAGAGCCTTCTTTTTTATTGGATAAACATCCGTCACATCCACAAGGAGATTGTGTCTGAAAGTGTTATAAACTCCATAAAGACGGAGTTCAAAAGTGGGACTCTCCTCAAACACAGAAAGAACTGCAAGGGACGCAGCAATGTGGTCCGAATGGTGGTCAAAGGGGTGAGGAGCATAGACCTTCTGGAAGTTTTTCAGTATTCCACCAAGAGCGGACTTTAGCTCATCCAAGTGGTTGGCAAGCTCACCCTCTTTAAAATCCAAAAAGTTTACCGTGCTTATTCCCAAAAGGCGCGCGGCAGAAAGACACTCCTCCTTTCTCTTGTTGGTATCGGTTTTTTCGTATAACTTAGAACCGTCTGTGAGGACATAAAGATGCACTTCATCACCTTTAGCAGTGTGTTGATAAATGGTTCCACCACATCCTATCACTTCATCATCAAAGTGAGGCGCTATTACAACAGTATAGCCTTTTTCATTTTTTCCTTCCATGACTCTAAGGAAAACCTCCTTGATACTTTTTCGGATATAACTTCTCTGTAGTACTCCCCAAGCCATCTTTGCTTTTTTATGGACATTACTTTTTCAACAAACTCATCAGCTTTCATCTGCTCAACCACCAGGTCCTTAAGGTAATCTTCCACCTCAATTGGAACAGCCAACTTTGATGCTATAACAGGCACTCCACAAGCCAGAGCTTCCACAATTGTAAGCGGGAACCCTTCATACCTTGATGGGAAAAGGACAAAGTCCGCCATGTTGTATATGAGGGGCATATCTCCAAAGGGGACCTGCCTAAAGGTGGTTATATCCTCAAGTATTGGGATTTGGTTTAAACCACCAGAGGAGATGACCTGAAGCCAAAAGACATCTCTGTAGGTGTAGTTTACAACCTCCCTGAATATGTCATATCCCTTCGTTGTATCATTTCTACCTATGTAAAGTCCTACGAAAGCATCCTTTGGTATGTTAAACATGGACCTGATTTTTGCTTTATCCATAGGTTTAAAAGCATCATCCACAGGATTGTTAATAACTGTTATATCTTTATCAACACCTATGTGTTGTTCAATCTCTTTTTTGACATGCTCACTAACTGCCACTATTTTGTCTGCGGCGTTTGCCAGAAATACTTCGGCTATATACCCATTTATGTACTTATTACCCAAATAATCCGGGAAATTTATAGCTTCAGTTTCATACATCCCGAAGAATCCCAGATATAGCCCATGGAACATAGCCACAAATCTTTTAGCTCTGCCTGGAAATAAGCCCAGACCTGCAATATTGTTAGCTATAACAAGGTCGCACTTATCGCACCTAAGGTAAGCCTCTCTACCAACCCAAAGAGGGAAATAGTCCCCAAACTTTTGGCTGTTGTCTTTGTGTACAATGTCAACTTTAAAACCCTCCTCCTCCAAAAGGTCCTTTGTATGTAGTACGATTCTCTCGGTACCCCCTTTAAAAGCGTACGGATCAACTAGTGCTGCGATAACTGCATGCATGTTATTTATTATATCAGCGATTGTGATGTCCGCTTTACTGGCTTTAAATAGCAATGGAGTAGAAATCCTTCACAATTGTGTGTTTTGAGAATGCTTCTCCATCTCTTACCAGTCTTACGGTATGCATGCCTGCGCTCTTGGCTGCGTTTAGCTCCTCCTCCACATCAGAAAGAAACAGCATCTGCTCTGGCTTTAAAGATACTGCCTTTGCTATTTTAAGGTAAGATTCAGAACTCTTTTTACTTCCTATCTTAGCATCAAAGTATCCCGAAAAAAGGTAAGTGATATCACCATAAGGTGTGTGGGAAAAGAGAAGCCTCTGCGCTTTTACGGAACCTGATGAGAACACATAAAGCTTTATGCCCTTTTGGTGCCACTCTTTGAGCTTTTGATATGCATCCTGGTATATGTGTCCTATCAACTCTCCTTTTCTGTATCCTTCCTCCCATATAAGCCCCTGAAGGTCTTTAAGTATTGGCTCTTTCCTATCTTCGTCTATCCATTGAGTTAAAAGCTCTGCTGTTTCTTCAATGCTTAACCTTTTTCCCACCTTTTTGAAAAGCTCCTCTAAGATGGCCTGCACTTCCCTGTCTTGAGTGTGATCTCTTAAAAAGTCTCTTAGCTTTCTCCTTGAGTACGGGAAAAGCACATCTTTTACGAAGGAAATAGAAGATGTTGTGCCTTCTATGTCGGTAAGTATTGCCGAAATCATAGCCATGAACTTACTATGCTGTCGTGGTCGGGAATTTTCTCGGATATATCACTACCTGTAAAGTTAGCTACCCATCCCTCTGGAATAGAAAAGAAGCGTATAGCTTTAAAAGAGGGATTTTTGCCCATGTCAAACCAGTGGGGTGTATTGGCAGGAACGCTTATAAAATCTCCCTTTTCACAAACAACGGCATAAACTTTATCCCTCAAATGAAGGTAAAAGGTACCCATTCCATCCACAAAGAAACGCACTTCAAAGTCAGAGTGGGTATGCTCCCTCAAAAACATGTTTCTAAGCTCGCTCTTTTTGGGATGGTCGGGTGTGATACTTGCCACATCCAAAGAAACAAATTTATAAAAACTTTTAATGCTTTCTATCTCTTTCTCGTAAGCTTTTAGGACATCTTCCTCAGAGGCATCTTCTGGTAGATTTTTTACCTGCCACCTTTGAAAGATTATGCACAGGTCTTCAAGAGTTTTAACTATGCTATCGTGATCCATTTCTACCTTTAAAACCTTTCCTTCCTCATCATAGAGGACAAGTAAGCTCATACCTGTTATTATATAACATTATGCATGTGGGGATCATAGGCTATGGTAATATGGGAAGCAGTTTTGCAAAAGGCTTTATGGAAAAAGTTCAGGTAGTTGTTTACGATATTGATAAAGACAAGATGCAAAAAGCATTAGAAGATGGTTTTGGAGTTGCCCAAAAGTTGGAGTTTTTATTAAAAGATGCACATCTCGTGCTTTTGGCAGTAAAGCCAAAGGATGCTAAAGGTGTGTTGGAAAGCTTGAGGGGAAAACTCAAAGATAGGGTGCTTGTGAGCATAGTGGCAGGCCTTAGTTTGAAGGAGATAGAGAGCATAGTTGGAGAGGGGAAGATAATAAGAGCTATGCCTAACCTTAATGTTGCAGTCCAGAGGGGGACAATTGCTTATACTTGTAATTCAGAGGTAAGCCATGAAGATGAGGAGGAGTTTATAAGAGTTTTTTCCTCCTGCGGTAGCCTATACAGAATAGGGGAGGATCTAATAGATGCCTTTACAGCTCTGGCAGGTTCTGGTCCAGCTTTTGTTTTTAAATTTCTCTCCGCCCTCATTTTGGCAGGCATAAGGGAAGGCTTTTCGTATGAGATGTCCAAGAGCATAGTGCTTGACACAGTAATAGGTAGTTGTGAAGTCCTAAAGAAGTTTGGTGGCCATCCGGAGGAGTGGATCACAAAAGTAGCCTCACCCGGGGGAACTACCATAGAAGGTATAAAGGTGCTTGAAGAGGGAGGTTTTTCTGGCATACTGATGGAATGCGTACACAGAGCATGGGAAAAAACAAAAAAGCTTCAGTAGGGTTTAGTTTCAAAATAGGGAGCATATGTGCTGGCATAATACCTTGGGAAGAAGGGAGCGATATTTTTACGCTTCAGCAGGTTCACTCTAAGGAAGTTTACGTGCTTACAGAATTTACTCCCAAGAGTCCAGAGGCTGATGCGGTAATCACTCAGTTAAGAGGTATAAAGGTGGGTGTAAAAACGGCAGATTGCGTACCTGTTGCCCTTTTGGGGCAAAAAACCGTTGGGGTTGTGCATGCAGGTTGGAGAGGTCTAAAAGCTGGGATAATTGAAGAAACCTTAAAGATATTTGAGCAGTTTGAACCTATCAATAGCCTGATAGCCTTTGTAGGTCCATCGGCAAAGGCGTGTTGCTATCAAGTAGGTGAAGACTTTAAAAAGAGCTTTATAGCCACTTATTACAGGAACGGCTCTCTTTTTCTGGATACTCAGGAAGAAGCCATCTTAAGACTAAAGAGGTGTGGGGTAAAGAAGCTTGTTAAACTAAATGTATGCACCATATGCCACACCAATTACCCCTCCCACAGAAGGGATAAAACTAAGGACAGGATCATCACCTACGCCTACATAGAACAGCACATATAAAAACTCCCAAAGTATTGTTTTTCAATACTCTGGTCGCCCGCCCATGCTGAAAGCGAGCTAACCTTACTCGCCTCAAAGGAGAGAAGTCCCTTACAAAGGACTTCTCAATTGGATTTCAAGCTATTGATTTACAAGGGTTAGATTTTTTTTAACATGATCTTTTTCATCTGAAGAAATTTTGGGAAGTGTAATATTTAACTTTATGGAAAAGCCCTTTTGCAAACACCAGCATGTATTTTACACGCCCAAGAGAAAAACTGAGGGTAGGATGCTCCTCGTATTTTTTCTGACACTTGTTTTTATGATAGTTGAGGTAGTGGCTGGCTACTCCTTTGGTTCTGTTGCGCTTCTTGCTGATGGTATCCACATGGGTACGCATGCGGTGGCTTTTGGTATAGCCTTCAGTGCCTATGTGCTGGCCAGAAGGTGGTCAAGGGATAAGAGCTTTTCCTTTGGCACCTGGAAGGTGGAAGTTCTCGGAGCTTATACCAGCGCAGTGGTGCTGGGAGTTATGGCTTTTTTAGTCCTTCAGGAAGCGCTGCTAAAACTCATAAAGAGAGAGGAAATAAGGTATGAGGAAGCCCTTTTTGTTGCCTTTGCAGGACTTGTGGTCAATCTTATAAGTGCGGTAATTTTGTCTGAAGGTGACCATCAGCACCACGACCTTAACTTAAGTGCAGCATACTTTCATGTTTTGGCTGATGCTCTGACTTCCTTTTTAGCTATTGGTGCCTTGCTGGGTGGAAAATACTTAAGCATGTGGTACTTGGACCCCCTTTCTGGTATGGTGGGCTTTTTTGTGATCATATCATGGTCTTACAGTCTCATAAAAGATACTTCCAAGATACTCCTTGACAGAGAGATGACCTCACCGATAGTGCAGGAACTTATAAAAAGGATAGAGAGCGATGGCGCAAGCAGAGTCCACGACATACACCTTTTGAGGGTTCATCACGATAAGTATGCCTGCATACTCGGTATAACTACCAGTAAAGAAAGATCCGTTGAGGATTACATCAAACGCATTGAAGAAGTTGACAACATAATCCACACCACCGTAGAGATAATATACTGTCCAGAGGAAGAGTTAACACACCAACAAAATTGTTAACAATTACACAAAAGAAAACCTATGCACTGCCATCAAAAGGTAATAAAATAAAGCACCAGCAGAGGGATGCCTTTGGTATGCTCTTTGCAAGTACATATGAAGGAGGTTGAGCATGAAAAAGGTGGAAGCCATCATCAAACCTTTTAAGTTGGACGAGGTCAAGGATGCCCTTGTGGAGATAGGTATAGGTGGTATGACGGTTACCGAAGTGAGGGGTTTTGGTCAGCAGAAGGGACACACAGAAATATACAGAGGCACCGAGTATGTAATTGACTTTCTACCCAAAGTCAAGATTGAGGTGGTGGTAAAGGACGAGGATGTGGAGAAGGTGGTGGAAGTTATTGCAAAAACTGCTCAAACGGGAAGAGTGGGGGACGGTAAGATTTTCGTAATACCTATAGAAGATGTGATAAGGATAAGGACGGGTGAAAGAGGTGAGCAGGCAATATAAAACTTCTATAAAGGAGGTAAACCATGCCCAAGTACTCGCCGGAAGAGGTGCTAAACCTCATTGAGCAGGAAGGGATCCAGTATGTGGATCTGCGGTTTTCTGACCTTTTTGGTCAGTGGCAACACCTTACCATACCTGCATACGAACTTTCTCTGGACACCTTTGAGAACGGAAGAGGTTTTGACGGCTCTTCCATAAGAGGTTGGCAGTCCATACACGAGTCAGACATGCTTGCCTTTCCTGATGCCTCTACAGCTTTTGTAGATCCTTTTATGGAGCCAAAAACCCTCGTGATGATATGTGATATATACGACCCTATAACCAGGGAGCGCTACGGCAGAGACACGCGCTACATAGCCCAGAAGGCAGAGCAGTATCTCAAGCAAACTGGCATAGGAGATACAGCTTACTACGGACCAGAGGCGGAGTTTTTTATGTTTGACTCTGTAGAGTTTGGCACATCTGCTAACTACGCCTTTTGGAAGGTAGACTCCGAAGAAGGCTGGTGGAACAGAGAGATAACCTCCTCTGGCTATAAGATACCCCACAAGAGGGGGTACTTCCCAGCACCACCCTTAGATAAAACTCACCACCTGAGGAGTGAGATGGTATCCATCATGTCTCAGCTGGGTATAGTGGTGGAGCTACACCACCACGAGGTGGCAACAGCAGGACAGGCAGAGATAGACATACGCTACGATTCTCTGGTAAATCAGGCTGACAAACTCTTTATATACAAGTATGTAGTTAGGATGGTTGCCAGCAAGTACGGCAAGTTTGCCACCTTCATGCCAAAGGTTTTACCCAACGACAACGGTTCTGGTATGCACACCCACTTCTCCATATGGAAGGAAGGGCAGAATCTTTTTGCAGGTTCAGAGTATGCTGGGGTCTCGGAACTCTGTCTTTATGCCATAGGTGGTATTCTCAAACACGGACCCGCTCTTACAGCCTTTACCAACCCAACTATAAACTCCTACCACAGGCTTGTACCCGGCTTTGAAGCGCCCGTAAGGCTTGCCTACTCTGCAAGGAACCGTTCCGCTGCCATAAGGATACCCATGTATTCCCAGTCTCCAAAGGCTAAAAGGATTGAAATACGCTTCCCAGACCCCACCTGCAACCCTTATCTGGCCTTTGCTGCCATCCTGATGGCTGCCATAGACGGCATAGAAAACCGCATACACCCCGGAGAGCCCTTTGACAAGGACATTTACTCCCTCCCACCCGAAGAGCTAAAGGACATACCTCAACTGCCCGGTTCTCTGGAAGACTCTCTCAAGGCTCTGGAAAAAGACTACGAGTTTCTACTCAAAGGTGGTGTCTTCACTGAAGATCTCATACAAACTTGGATAGACTCCAAGCGCAAAGAGATAGACGAGATAAGGTTCATACCCCATCCTAAGGAGTTTGAGCTTTACTTTGACATTTAAGTAAAAAAACCGCCCCGCCCCAATGGGTGGGGCAGAGGAGGAGATAAAATGCGTCGCGTAGCAGGTATTATACCACTACTTTTGGTCCACTTATCCTTTGCACAGGAGCAAGCTCCAAAGCTTGATACTGGAGATACAGCATGGATGCTCATATCTACAGCACTGGTGATGCTCATGACACTGCCCGGGCTTGCCCTTTTCTACGGAGGTATGGCAAAAAGAAAGGATACGCTAAACACCATAGCTATGTCCTTTGTAGCCTACTGCTTAGTATCTGTGATCTGGGTTCTTTACGGTTATAGCTTTGCCTTCAACACGGATATCTCTGGCGTAATAGGAAGCCCGTCAAAACTGCTACTTAACGGAGTTGGTGTAAAAAGCCTTCAGGGGACTGTGCCGGAGCTTATTTTTGTGGTCTTCCAACTTACATTTGCAGCTATAACTGTTGCCCTTGTGAGTGGTTCCTATGTGGAAAGATTAAAGTTTTCCACCTGGGTGCTTTTTAGCATCCTTTGGGTCAGCCTGGTATATGTACCCATAGCTCACTGGGTTTGGGGTGGAGGCTTTCTGGCAAAGTTAGGTGCTCTTGACTTTGCGGGTGGTACGGTGGTTCACATAAACGCTGGTATTGCAGGACTTGTGGGTGCCATACTTTTGGGGAGGCGAAAGGAGGCAACCCTCATTCCCAACAATCTGCCTATGGTGGTGCTTGGTGCAGGGCTTTTATGGTTTGGTTGGTTTGGTTTTAATGCAGGCTCTGCGGTTGCCTCCAATGGACTTGCGGCAGCAGCCTTTTTAAATACCAACACGGCAACTGCCATGGCTGCTCTTTCTTGGATGTTTACTGAATGGCTGCATGCCAAAAAGCCCACTCTTTTGGGTCTTGCTTCGGGTGCAGTTGCCGGTCTTGTTGCCATAACTCCAGCAGCAGGCTTTGTCAATGTAGTAGGTGCTATAGTTATAGGCATTCTTGCAGGCACAATTCCCTACTTTATGGTTGCAGTTGTCAAACACAAGCTTGGCTACGATGATGCTCTTGATGTTTTTGGCATACACGGTGCTGCTGGTATATTAGGCGCTTTACTTACAGGGATCTTTGCAGACCCTTCTATAAACGAAGCTGGTAAAGGGCTTTTATACGGCAACCCAGGACAGGTGATAGTCCAGCTTGTAGCTATAGGCACAACCATAGTTTACGATGCTATAGCCACTTTTGTCATACTTGTGGTCCTTAGGATACTTGTAGGTTTGAGGGTAAATGGCGAAGAGGAGGTGCAGGGACTTGACAAGTCCCAGCATGGCGAGAACGCTTACAACATAACTTAAGAAGGAGGCTTATCATGAAAAGATTGATGTTATTTACTCTTGGTGGTTGCGTGGGTCTCTCACCAGCTCTTGAGCTTAAGACAGACCTTTTTGGCAGCTTCAACATAGGTGGAGCATTGACGGGCTATGGTATTTACACCAATAACAGAGCAGGCACGGATAGAAAAACAAGGTATGACATAGGCTCTGCTCTTCTAAGCATATCCAAGCCTGCTGAACCTTTTGGCTTTACCCTCGTAGGCGGTGCCTACTCACTACCAGTGGTGGGCGTTGGCATCTCAAAAACACCTAATTATACAGACCTTTTTAGCGCGCTACCTATAGCTTACCTTGAATTTGCACCAGTTAAAGGACTTTCCTTGCAGGCGGGCAAGCTACCCACCATTATAGGCTACGAGTCTGCCTTTACCTACCAGAATAACTACATCCAAAGGGGGCTAATCTGGAACATGCAGCCGGTTATAAACAACGGCGTAAGACTGACTTACACCTCTGACCTTTTCTTTGTAAAGGTGGGTGTTAATGACGGTTTTTACACACTCAGCACCACACATCCCAAACCAGCCATTGAAGGAAGCCTTGGTATAACACCTATAAAGGACTTTTCCCTTTCCTTTAATCTCTTCTTGCCAGATAAGAGTGCAAGACCCAACAGCACATCCGCACCAGCCAACAAAAGGGAGTTTAACCTTGTAGCATCCTATACCTTGGGGAAGCTTTCTTTTGGAGCGGATGCCATGTATGTGGAGGCTCCAAAAGACAACACTGCCCAAGTTCCTCAGAAGGCAAAGGCAAGTGGTGGATGCCTCCACTTCTCTTACGACCTCAAACCCTTTAAGCTCTCGGGGAGGGTTGAGTATGTGAAAGACAATTCGGACGCTGGAGGTATAGACTTAGTAGGTCTAGGAGATGGCAACAAGGGGTGGAGCTTTACCCTGACACCAGCTTACAGTAAAGGACCTCTCTTTTTGAGAGGTGAGCTCTCTTATGTTAGCGCGGACAAACCCTTTACCAACAACGGAAAGAAAAACCAAACGCGCCTTGGGGTAGAGGTAGGCTTTATCTTTTAGGTCATGAGCTTGAGGGCAGTGCTTTTGGACATTGATGGCGTTTTATGTATAAGGGATGAAGTTATAGAGGGTGCACCTCAAGCTTTAAAGGAGCTTAAGAAAAAATATAGAATTGCTCTTGTTACAAACACTACGAGGGTGCCCTCCAAAACCATTTTTGAGAAGCTGAAGTTTTTGGGTTTTGACATACGGGAAAGTGAGCTTTTTACAGCTCTAAAAGTGACAAAGGGTTTTCTGCTTAAGAATAAGGCTGATGCTTATCTTCTTACCACCGATGAAGCGAAAGAGGAGTTTACTGGGCTTGAGAGCTATCCTCTAAAGTATGTGGTAGTTGCGGATGCGTACAGCAACTTTACTTACCAAAACTTAAACAAAGCCTTCAGGCTTCTCTTAGAAGGTGCGGAGTTGATAGCCGTAGCTCCCAATAAGTACTTTATGGACAAGGATGGAAAGCTTTCCCTTGATGCAGGACCCTTTATCAAAGCTCTTGAGTATGCAACTGAAAAAAATGCAATTGTGATAGGCAAGCCATCGCATGAGTTTTTTACTGTAGTACTTGAGTATTTAAAAGCCAGGCCTGAGGAGACCCTTATGGTAGGTGATGACATAGAGTTTGATGTATTAGGAGCGCAAAAGTTTGGAATGAGAGGATGTCTTGTAAAGACGGGAAAGTTTAGGGATAAAGACCTTGAAAGGGGTATAAAACCAGACCTTATTATACAGAGCATTAAAGAACTTCCTGAGGCATTGGAGGCAAAGTTATGAAAGCTCTTGCGATAAGACATGTAAAAATTGAGCATCTTGGTATGCTTGAAAGTGTGCTTAAAGAGCTTGGCTTTGAATTTGAGTATTTGGATACTGCAGAAGGACAAACATTAAAAAGACCCTTAGAAGACTATAACTTACTTATTGTACTTGGAGGGTACATGGGAGCATACGAGGAGAACATCTTTCCCTTTCTCTCTTACGAATATAGGATTATTGAGCGAGCCTTAAGTTTAGCCACCCCCATCTTAGGCATATGTCTGGGCGCACAGATGTTGGCAAAAGTACTTGGTGCAAGGGTTTACA
The DNA window shown above is from Hydrogenobacter thermophilus TK-6 and carries:
- a CDS encoding glycosyltransferase family 4 protein, whose product is MNIIIVENHIPFLEGGAERHSEGLRQALLKAGHNVEVVRIPFNWYPPEHLIKQAFITRMLNLQEVAGRRIDLLIAMRFPNYYIQHDCKVVWLVHPHKSAYELWDRPYIDLPRDPGGYAIREFILQMDRKHLREAKKVFANSKTVAERLKRYIDLEAEVLYHPPPNAEKLHCKTYERFIFFPSRISPLKRHALALEAIKYVKSPVKLVVCGRADSPDLLREFLESIKDVQDRVVYLGEVSEEEKIDLYSRCLAVLFPPLDEDYGYVTLEAMLSQKAVITCVDSGGPTEFVEHQITGFVVSPKPEEIADAIDRLAQDESLAVRMGKRAYEKILSMSLSWEYVVDRILSVI
- a CDS encoding PIG-L deacetylase family protein, with translation MEGKNEKGYTVVIAPHFDDEVIGCGGTIYQHTAKGDEVHLYVLTDGSKLYEKTDTNKRKEECLSAARLLGISTVNFLDFKEGELANHLDELKSALGGILKNFQKVYAPHPFDHHSDHIAASLAVLSVFEESPTFELRLYGVYNTFRHNLLVDVTDVYPIKKKALLNYSYSLGNSYIWIKRTEAFMKYPTIYTVEDRLYEAFLVIDQPMTVNEILNFLSYGVVCDDPHNQLLKKIKSAQMLMGLLNEERNIRLSLEDSLKTNQEELEMLKVHLKNHQEELQKLKSSIFFKMYDVYHTLKPKIFPEGSLRERIYRKLVNIIKGV
- a CDS encoding glycosyltransferase family 4 protein encodes the protein MHAVIAALVDPYAFKGGTERIVLHTKDLLEEEGFKVDIVHKDNSQKFGDYFPLWVGREAYLRCDKCDLVIANNIAGLGLFPGRAKRFVAMFHGLYLGFFGMYETEAINFPDYLGNKYINGYIAEVFLANAADKIVAVSEHVKKEIEQHIGVDKDITVINNPVDDAFKPMDKAKIRSMFNIPKDAFVGLYIGRNDTTKGYDIFREVVNYTYRDVFWLQVISSGGLNQIPILEDITTFRQVPFGDMPLIYNMADFVLFPSRYEGFPLTIVEALACGVPVIASKLAVPIEVEDYLKDLVVEQMKADEFVEKVMSIKKQRWLGEYYREVISEKVSRRFSLESWKEKMKKAILL
- the mtnC gene encoding acireductone synthase; this encodes MISAILTDIEGTTSSISFVKDVLFPYSRRKLRDFLRDHTQDREVQAILEELFKKVGKRLSIEETAELLTQWIDEDRKEPILKDLQGLIWEEGYRKGELIGHIYQDAYQKLKEWHQKGIKLYVFSSGSVKAQRLLFSHTPYGDITYLFSGYFDAKIGSKKSSESYLKIAKAVSLKPEQMLFLSDVEEELNAAKSAGMHTVRLVRDGEAFSKHTIVKDFYSIAI
- a CDS encoding 1,2-dihydroxy-3-keto-5-methylthiopentene dioxygenase, which gives rise to MSLLVLYDEEGKVLKVEMDHDSIVKTLEDLCIIFQRWQVKNLPEDASEEDVLKAYEKEIESIKSFYKFVSLDVASITPDHPKKSELRNMFLREHTHSDFEVRFFVDGMGTFYLHLRDKVYAVVCEKGDFISVPANTPHWFDMGKNPSFKAIRFFSIPEGWVANFTGSDISEKIPDHDSIVSSWL
- the proC gene encoding pyrroline-5-carboxylate reductase; the protein is MHVGIIGYGNMGSSFAKGFMEKVQVVVYDIDKDKMQKALEDGFGVAQKLEFLLKDAHLVLLAVKPKDAKGVLESLRGKLKDRVLVSIVAGLSLKEIESIVGEGKIIRAMPNLNVAVQRGTIAYTCNSEVSHEDEEEFIRVFSSCGSLYRIGEDLIDAFTALAGSGPAFVFKFLSALILAGIREGFSYEMSKSIVLDTVIGSCEVLKKFGGHPEEWITKVASPGGTTIEGIKVLEEGGFSGILMECVHRAWEKTKKLQ
- the pgeF gene encoding peptidoglycan editing factor PgeF, coding for MRTQSMGKNKKASVGFSFKIGSICAGIIPWEEGSDIFTLQQVHSKEVYVLTEFTPKSPEADAVITQLRGIKVGVKTADCVPVALLGQKTVGVVHAGWRGLKAGIIEETLKIFEQFEPINSLIAFVGPSAKACCYQVGEDFKKSFIATYYRNGSLFLDTQEEAILRLKRCGVKKLVKLNVCTICHTNYPSHRRDKTKDRIITYAYIEQHI
- a CDS encoding cation diffusion facilitator family transporter, whose amino-acid sequence is MEKPFCKHQHVFYTPKRKTEGRMLLVFFLTLVFMIVEVVAGYSFGSVALLADGIHMGTHAVAFGIAFSAYVLARRWSRDKSFSFGTWKVEVLGAYTSAVVLGVMAFLVLQEALLKLIKREEIRYEEALFVAFAGLVVNLISAVILSEGDHQHHDLNLSAAYFHVLADALTSFLAIGALLGGKYLSMWYLDPLSGMVGFFVIISWSYSLIKDTSKILLDREMTSPIVQELIKRIESDGASRVHDIHLLRVHHDKYACILGITTSKERSVEDYIKRIEEVDNIIHTTVEIIYCPEEELTHQQNC
- a CDS encoding P-II family nitrogen regulator translates to MKKVEAIIKPFKLDEVKDALVEIGIGGMTVTEVRGFGQQKGHTEIYRGTEYVIDFLPKVKIEVVVKDEDVEKVVEVIAKTAQTGRVGDGKIFVIPIEDVIRIRTGERGEQAI
- the glnA gene encoding type I glutamate--ammonia ligase, with translation MPKYSPEEVLNLIEQEGIQYVDLRFSDLFGQWQHLTIPAYELSLDTFENGRGFDGSSIRGWQSIHESDMLAFPDASTAFVDPFMEPKTLVMICDIYDPITRERYGRDTRYIAQKAEQYLKQTGIGDTAYYGPEAEFFMFDSVEFGTSANYAFWKVDSEEGWWNREITSSGYKIPHKRGYFPAPPLDKTHHLRSEMVSIMSQLGIVVELHHHEVATAGQAEIDIRYDSLVNQADKLFIYKYVVRMVASKYGKFATFMPKVLPNDNGSGMHTHFSIWKEGQNLFAGSEYAGVSELCLYAIGGILKHGPALTAFTNPTINSYHRLVPGFEAPVRLAYSARNRSAAIRIPMYSQSPKAKRIEIRFPDPTCNPYLAFAAILMAAIDGIENRIHPGEPFDKDIYSLPPEELKDIPQLPGSLEDSLKALEKDYEFLLKGGVFTEDLIQTWIDSKRKEIDEIRFIPHPKEFELYFDI